One segment of Rickettsiella grylli DNA contains the following:
- a CDS encoding MFS transporter, with amino-acid sequence MLTSAYSRRALEQDKKLAWIVCFSAALFFFYEFIQMNMFNAISADLMRAFSLNATGLGKLSAYYFYANLLFLPVAGALLDRFSTRKIILFSLFLCIIGIAAFAMTHSFFLAALFRFMSGIGSAFCFLSSIRLASRWFPAKNMALVSGLIVTMAMLGGMVAQTPLTLLVEFVGWRYALLFDASLGVVIFLIILSVVRDYPENLKQEQKKMHQELSRMGLLKSWRLAYFNPQNSLCGLYVALLNLPMVLLGSIWGGLFLQQANHFSATEASFAPSLLFVGTIIGGPVVGWVSDRFQKRIPLMMLGVIISFVLMITIIDVPMASITNIALLFFALGFFTSTQVLSYPLVAASNPKSITATSVSVVSFMAISGYAVFQPLFGWLMDANFQGMLFNQIRVYSPSDYHRALLIIPIGFSLAFMATFLMQEPTS; translated from the coding sequence ATGCTGACTTCGGCCTATAGCAGGCGTGCGTTAGAACAGGATAAAAAATTAGCATGGATCGTTTGTTTTTCAGCGGCTTTATTTTTTTTCTATGAATTTATTCAAATGAATATGTTTAATGCGATCAGTGCTGATTTGATGCGCGCTTTTTCGCTGAATGCAACAGGATTAGGCAAACTTTCTGCTTATTATTTTTATGCTAATTTATTATTTTTACCCGTTGCGGGTGCTTTGTTAGATCGATTTTCAACCCGTAAAATTATTCTTTTTTCTTTATTTCTTTGTATCATTGGTATCGCTGCTTTTGCAATGACCCATTCATTTTTTTTAGCCGCTCTATTTCGTTTTATGAGCGGCATTGGTAGCGCGTTCTGTTTTTTAAGCAGCATTCGATTGGCCTCGCGTTGGTTTCCAGCAAAAAATATGGCGTTGGTCAGTGGCTTAATTGTCACGATGGCTATGTTGGGAGGTATGGTTGCTCAAACACCTTTAACGTTATTAGTTGAATTCGTAGGGTGGCGCTATGCGTTACTTTTTGATGCCAGTTTAGGGGTTGTTATTTTCTTAATAATTTTGAGCGTCGTTCGAGATTATCCAGAAAATTTAAAACAAGAACAAAAAAAAATGCATCAAGAACTTTCTCGTATGGGTCTTTTAAAAAGTTGGCGATTGGCTTATTTCAATCCACAAAATAGCTTATGTGGTCTTTATGTGGCGTTGTTAAATTTACCGATGGTTCTTTTAGGTTCTATTTGGGGAGGGTTGTTTTTACAGCAAGCGAACCATTTTTCTGCAACAGAAGCATCATTTGCACCCAGTTTACTTTTCGTAGGAACCATTATAGGTGGACCTGTTGTGGGTTGGGTTTCTGACAGGTTTCAGAAACGTATCCCACTGATGATGTTAGGCGTCATTATTTCTTTCGTCTTAATGATTACAATTATCGATGTGCCAATGGCGTCTATAACAAACATTGCGCTATTATTTTTTGCATTAGGTTTTTTTACGAGTACTCAAGTTTTGAGTTATCCTTTAGTTGCAGCGAGTAATCCGAAAAGTATAACCGCCACTTCTGTGAGCGTTGTGTCTTTTATGGCCATCAGCGGTTATGCCGTGTTCCAACCTTTATTTGGTTGGTTAATGGATGCTAACTTTCAAGGAATGCTATTCAATCAAATCAGAGTGTATTCTCCGAGTGATTATCATCGTGCCTTGCTCATCATCCCTATTGGATTTTCTCTTGCGTTTATGGCGACATTTTTAATGCAAGAACCCACGTCGTAA
- a CDS encoding MFS transporter produces the protein MVITPSKRMNDRSFCTLEPWLVCLSAALFFFYEFIQLGMFNSISQELMRDFSINASQLGFLSATYFYADVIFLLFAGVLVDRFSIRRIILTAMVMVVLSTILFAFSASFKVAALSHFIAGIGNAFCFLSCIKLATRWFSSQRLALIIGIIITIAMSGGIVAQTPFALVVHALGWRNAVLINAGLGLLITLLIYLFVRDYPMTYPSQKIIESAIKPIPVMESMRLSLQNKQNILAGLYTCLLNLPIILLGALWGTLYLTQVHHLEKTQASLVSTMIFLGTIIGSPFVGWFSDFIARRRLLMIIGALFSLLILTAILLISTLHFYTLLVLFLLLGFFTSTQIISYPLIAESNPRHLTGLATSLASILIMGGGAVFQPLFGWLIDLNWNQTILHGVPYYSRSNFLYGMSIIPLGFSVSLIVAFCLRETYCQPFIHEKNLC, from the coding sequence ATGGTGATAACCCCGTCTAAGCGAATGAATGATCGCAGTTTTTGTACGCTCGAACCTTGGCTGGTTTGTTTGTCCGCCGCACTCTTTTTCTTTTATGAATTCATTCAGCTGGGTATGTTTAACTCGATTAGTCAGGAGTTAATGCGTGATTTTTCAATCAATGCGAGCCAATTGGGGTTTTTGTCTGCCACTTATTTTTATGCAGATGTTATTTTTTTATTGTTTGCGGGCGTTCTTGTCGATCGATTTTCAATTCGTAGAATTATACTCACCGCCATGGTGATGGTCGTTTTATCGACGATTCTGTTTGCTTTTAGTGCTTCTTTTAAAGTCGCAGCATTGAGCCATTTTATAGCAGGGATAGGTAATGCTTTTTGCTTTTTAAGTTGTATTAAATTAGCAACACGTTGGTTTTCTTCGCAAAGATTAGCACTGATCATTGGTATTATTATAACGATTGCAATGTCCGGAGGAATAGTGGCGCAAACGCCTTTTGCATTAGTCGTGCATGCATTAGGCTGGCGAAATGCAGTTCTGATCAACGCAGGATTAGGTCTTTTAATTACGTTATTAATTTATCTTTTTGTTCGTGATTATCCCATGACGTATCCATCTCAAAAAATAATAGAAAGTGCTATTAAGCCTATTCCGGTGATGGAAAGTATGCGTTTATCGTTGCAAAATAAACAGAATATTTTAGCTGGATTGTATACGTGTCTTTTAAATTTACCCATTATTTTACTGGGCGCGTTGTGGGGAACGTTGTATTTAACGCAAGTGCATCATTTGGAAAAAACGCAAGCCTCTTTAGTTTCAACCATGATTTTTTTAGGAACTATTATTGGCTCACCTTTCGTCGGTTGGTTTTCTGATTTTATTGCGAGGCGACGATTGCTGATGATTATAGGCGCGTTATTTTCCTTGCTTATTTTAACCGCTATTTTATTGATATCCACGTTGCATTTTTATACGTTACTTGTTTTGTTTTTACTGTTAGGGTTTTTTACGAGTACACAAATTATTAGTTATCCCTTAATTGCAGAAAGTAATCCGAGACATTTAACGGGTCTTGCGACCAGCCTGGCTTCGATTCTGATTATGGGAGGTGGGGCCGTTTTTCAACCCTTATTTGGGTGGTTGATTGATTTAAATTGGAATCAAACTATTTTACACGGAGTTCCGTATTATTCGCGTAGTAATTTTTTATATGGAATGTCTATAATCCCTCTCGGTTTTAGTGTGAGTTTGATCGTAGCGTTTTGTTTGCGTGAAACCTATTGCCAACCATTTATCCATGAGAAAAATTTATGCTGA